The following are from one region of the Myxocyprinus asiaticus isolate MX2 ecotype Aquarium Trade chromosome 2, UBuf_Myxa_2, whole genome shotgun sequence genome:
- the LOC127456311 gene encoding histone H3-like — protein sequence MARTKQTARKSTGGKAPRKQLATKAARKSAPATGGVKKPHRYRPGTVALREIRRYQKSTELLIRKLPFQRLVREIAQDFKTDLRFQSSAVMALQESSEAYLVGLFEDTNLCAIHAKRVTIMPKDIQLARRIRGERA from the coding sequence ATGGCAAGAACCAAACAAACCGCCCGCAAATCTACCGGTGGAAAAGCCCCGAGGAAGCAGCTCGCGACTAAAGCCGCCCGTAAGAGCGCTCCAGCCACCGGTGGAGTCAAGAAGCCTCATCGTTACAGGCCCGGTACCGTAGCGCTGAGAGAGATCCGCCGTTATCAGAAGTCCACTGAACTGCTGATTCGCAAACTGCCTTTCCAGCGTCTGGTGAGAGAAATCGCTCAGGATTTCAAGACGGATCTGCGCTTCCAGAGCTCCGCCGTCATGGCCCTGCAGGAGTCCAGCGAGGCCTATTTGGTCGGTCTCTTTGAAGACACCAACTTGTGTGCCATCCACGCCAAGAGGGTCACCATCATGCCCAAAGACATTCAGCTGGCCCGCCGCATTCGTGGAGAACGCGCTTAA
- the LOC127456281 gene encoding histone H1-like, with amino-acid sequence MAETAPAAAAAPAKAPKKKSAAKPKKTGPSVGELIVKTVSASKERSGVSLAALKKALAAGGYDVEKNNSRVKIAIKSLVTKGTLVQTKGTGASGSFKINKKQAESEKKPAKKAAPKVKKPAVKKPAAAKKPKSAATKKPAAKKSPKKVKKPAAAKKATKSPKKAKKPAAPKKAAKSPKKAKTVKPKTAKPKAAKPKKAAPKKK; translated from the coding sequence ATGGCAGAAACCGCTCCAGCTGCAGCCGCCGCGCCGGCCAAAGCGCCCAAGAAGAAATCTGCTGCTAAACCCAAGAAAACGGGCCCAAGCGTCGGTGAACTCATCGTCAAAACTGTGTCCGCCTCCAAGGAGAGGAGCGGTGTGTCTCTCGCCGCCCTGAAGAAAGCTCTCGCCGCCGGTGGATACGATGTGGAGAAGAACAACTCCCGCGTCAAGATCGCCATCAAGAGTCTGGTGACTAAAGGGACTCTGGTCCAGACCAAAGGGACCGGCGCCTCCGGATCATTCAAGATCAACAAGAAACAAGCCGAGAGCGAGAAGAAACCCGCCAAGAAAGCCGCTCCTAAAGTCAAGAAGCCCGCAGTCAAGAAACCCGCTGCTGCCAAGAAGCCCAAGAGTGCAGCGACTAAGAAACCTGCCGCCAAGAAATCCCCCAAGAAGGTGAAGAAACCCGCAGCCGCTAAAAAGGCAACGAAGAGCCCCAAGAAGGCAAAGAAACCAGCAGCCCCCAAGAAAGCCGCCAAGAGCCCCAAAAAGGCCAAGACTGTCAAACCCAAAACGGCAAAGCCGAAAGCAGCCAAACCTAAAAAGGCAGCGCCCAAAAAGAAGTAG
- the LOC127456404 gene encoding histone H2A-like — protein MSGRGKTGGKARAKAKTRSSRAGLQFPVGRVHRLLRKGNYAERVGAGAPVYLAAVLEYLTAEILELAGNAARDNKKTRIIPRHLQLAVRNDEELNKLLGGVTIAQGGVLPNIQAVLLPKKTEKPGKTK, from the coding sequence ATGAGCGGCAGAGGTAAAACCGGCGGTAAAGCTCGTGCGAAGGCTAAAACTCGTTCATCCAGGGCAGGACTGCAGTTCCCCGTCGGTCGTGTGCACAGACTGCTCCGCAAAGGAAATTACGCTGAGCGTGTTGGTGCCGGTGCTCCTGTTTATCTGGCCGCTGTGCTCGAGTATCTCACCGCCGAGATCCTGGAGTTGGCCGGGAACGCCGCTCGGGACAACAAGAAGACTCGTATTATTCCCCGTCACCTGCAGCTGGCAGTGCGGAACGACGAGGAGTTGAACAAACTCTTGGGTGGGGTGACCATCGCTCAGGGTGGTGTGCTGCCCAACATTCAGGCTGTGCTGCTGCCCAAGAAGACCGAGAAACCCGGCAAGACCAAGTAA
- the LOC127456445 gene encoding histone H4 produces MSGRGKGGKGLGKGGAKRHRKVLRDNIQGITKPAIRRLARRGGVKRISGLIYEETRGVLKVFLENVIRDAVTYTEHAKRKTVTAMDVVYALKRQGRTLYGFGG; encoded by the coding sequence ATGTCTGGAAGAGGAAAAGGCGGTAAAGGACTCGGGAAAGGAGGCGCCAAGCGGCACCGCAAAGTGTTGCGTGATAACATCCAGGGAATCACCAAACCCGCAATCCGGCGTCTCGCTCGCCGTGGCGGTGTCAAGCGTATCTCCGGTCTGATCTATGAGGAGACTCGCGGTGTGTTGAAGGTGTTTCTGGAGAACGTTATCCGTGATGCCGTCACCTACACTGAACACGCCAAGAGAAAGACCGTCACTGCCATGGACGTCGTGTACGCGCTGAAACGACAGGGACGAACTCTGTACGGCTTCGGAGGATAA